Proteins encoded together in one Benincasa hispida cultivar B227 chromosome 1, ASM972705v1, whole genome shotgun sequence window:
- the LOC120079335 gene encoding VQ motif-containing protein 1-like gives MEAAHSTRVVIIDTKYVQTDAKSFKTVVQKLTGKDSVAEEENRHTGGTRNSGLLRDSSFKEFQRVLREMPRIDELYSD, from the coding sequence ATGGAAGCAGCTCATTCAACTAGGGTTGTGATTATCGACACCAAGTACGTGCAAACGGATGCCAAGAGCTTCAAGACGGTGGTGCAAAAGCTGACGGGGAAAGATTCCGTGGCAGAGGAGGAGAATCGACATACCGGTGGCACCCGGAATTCAGGTCTTTTGAGAGATTCATCGTTCAAGGAGTTCCAAAGAGTGCTGAGAGAGATGCCAAGAATCGATGAGCTTTATTCTGATTGA